From a region of the Erinaceus europaeus chromosome 14, mEriEur2.1, whole genome shotgun sequence genome:
- the CBX2 gene encoding chromobox protein homolog 2 isoform X1 produces the protein MEELSSVGEQVFAAECILSKRLRKGKLEYLVKWRGWSSKHNSWEPEENILDPRLLLAFQKKEHEKEAQNRKRGKRPRGRPRKHTEADAPSKSKSSSSSSSSTSSSSSSDEEDDSDLDAKRGPRGRETHPLPQKKAQILVAKPELKDPIRKKRGRKPLPPEQKAARRPVSLAKVLKAGRKDLGTPTNKLPSPLSAPVAGLAALKAHAKEACGGPSSIATPENLASLMKGMTGSPSRGGISWQSSIVHYMNRMSQSQAQAASRLALKAQAAGKCGLGLNLKVRTQKGELGLSAPGSKVPKAPSSGSGDLKLGGTGAPPHIHSSTKLPQPVASQELSLQVLNLQSVKNGTPNLGMAARHTTTTKGASVTNPPAGKGPGGGLAGGSAASGPNHSKSEKLASRAAVPPAPTGKRDSMKGATASGGQEGHLDPGEVHKVAMLSEMSTGEENSSSDSDPDSASLPSGQQNLSVSVQTSQDWKPTRSLIEHVFVTDVTANLITVTVKESPTSVGFFNLRHY, from the exons ATGGAGGAGCTGAGCAGCGTGGGCGAGCAGGTCTTCGCGGCCGAGTGCATCCTGAGCAAGCGGCTGCGCAAG GGCAAGCTAGAATACCTGGTCAAGTGGCGCGGCTGGTCCTCCAA ACACAACAGCTGGGAGCCAGAGGAAAACATCTTGGACCCGAGACTGCTCCTGGCCTTCCAGAAGAA GGAACACGAGAAGGAGGCACAGAACCGGAAGAGGGGCAAGCGGCCAAGGGGCAGGCCAAGAAAGCACACG GAAGCTGATGCTCCCTCCAAATCCAAATCcagcagctcctcctcctcctccacatcttcctcctcttcctcagatGAAGAAGATGACAGTGATTTGGACGCTAAGCGGGGACCCCGGGGCCGGGAGACCCATCCCTTGCCTCAGAAGAAGGCCCAGATCTTGGTGGCCAAGCCCGAACTGAAGGACCCCATCCGGAAGAAGCGGGGCCgcaagcccctgcccccagagCAGAAGGCAGCCCGGAGGCCTGTGAGCCTGGCCAAGGTGCTAAAGGCTGGGCGCAAGGACCTGGGCACCCCCACCAACAAACTGCCATCCCCACTCAGTGCCCCAGTGGCCGGCCTGGCTGCCCTGAAGGCTCACGCCAAGGAGGCCTGCGGGGGGCCCAGCTCCATCGCCACCCCGGAAAACCTGGCCAGCCTGATGAAGGGCATGACAGGCAGCCCCAGCCGGGGCGGTATCAGCTGGCAGAGCTCCATTGTACACTACATGAACCGCATGAGCCAGAGCCAGGCCCAGGCCGCCAGCCGCCTGGCACTCAAGGCCCAGGCTGCTGGCAAGTGTGGCCTGGGGCTCAACCTCAAGGTGAGGACACAGAAGGGGGAGTTGGGGTTGAGTGCCCCTGGGAGCAAGGTCCCAAAGGCCCCCAGCAGTGGGTCTGGGGATCTGAAGTTGGGAGGCACTGGGGCACCCCCACACATCCACAGCAGCACCAAGCTCCCCCAACCTGTAGCCTCCCAGGAGCTGAGTCTCCAAGTCCTGAACTTACAGAGTGTCAAGAATGGCACACCCAACCTAGGCATGGCCGCCCGCCACACCACTACCACCAAGGGAGCATCTGTTACCAACCCCCCAGCCGGGAAGGGGCCTGGGGGTGGGCTGGCAGGGGGCAGTGCAGCCAGCGGTCCCAACCACAGCAAGAGTGAGAAACTGGCCTCCAGAGCAGCTGTACCACCTGCCCCCACAGGCAAGCGGGACAGTATGAAAGGTGCCACGGCCTCTGGTGGGCAGGAGGGCCACCTGGACCCTGGAGAGGTCCACAAGGTGGCCATGCTATCCGAGATGAGCACAGGTGAGGAGAACAGCAGCTCCGACTCGGACCCTGACTCAGCCTCCCTGCCCAGCGGCCAGCAGAACCTGTCGGTGTCGGTGCAGACTAGCCAGGACTGGAAGCCCACTCGCAGCCTCATTGAGCACGTCTTTGTCACTGATGTCACTGCCAACCTCATAACAGTCACTGTGAAGGAGTCACCGACCAGTGTGGGCTTCTTCAACCTGAGACATTACTga
- the CBX2 gene encoding chromobox protein homolog 2 isoform X2, producing MMGRCATHIPLELLAQELRARTCILWSLEESGEADAPSKSKSSSSSSSSTSSSSSSDEEDDSDLDAKRGPRGRETHPLPQKKAQILVAKPELKDPIRKKRGRKPLPPEQKAARRPVSLAKVLKAGRKDLGTPTNKLPSPLSAPVAGLAALKAHAKEACGGPSSIATPENLASLMKGMTGSPSRGGISWQSSIVHYMNRMSQSQAQAASRLALKAQAAGKCGLGLNLKVRTQKGELGLSAPGSKVPKAPSSGSGDLKLGGTGAPPHIHSSTKLPQPVASQELSLQVLNLQSVKNGTPNLGMAARHTTTTKGASVTNPPAGKGPGGGLAGGSAASGPNHSKSEKLASRAAVPPAPTGKRDSMKGATASGGQEGHLDPGEVHKVAMLSEMSTGEENSSSDSDPDSASLPSGQQNLSVSVQTSQDWKPTRSLIEHVFVTDVTANLITVTVKESPTSVGFFNLRHY from the exons ATGATGGGCCGATGTGCTACTCACATTCCCCTGGAGTTGCTGGCTCAGGAACTCAGAGCTAGGACCTGCATCCTCTGGAGCCTTGAAGAATCTGGG GAAGCTGATGCTCCCTCCAAATCCAAATCcagcagctcctcctcctcctccacatcttcctcctcttcctcagatGAAGAAGATGACAGTGATTTGGACGCTAAGCGGGGACCCCGGGGCCGGGAGACCCATCCCTTGCCTCAGAAGAAGGCCCAGATCTTGGTGGCCAAGCCCGAACTGAAGGACCCCATCCGGAAGAAGCGGGGCCgcaagcccctgcccccagagCAGAAGGCAGCCCGGAGGCCTGTGAGCCTGGCCAAGGTGCTAAAGGCTGGGCGCAAGGACCTGGGCACCCCCACCAACAAACTGCCATCCCCACTCAGTGCCCCAGTGGCCGGCCTGGCTGCCCTGAAGGCTCACGCCAAGGAGGCCTGCGGGGGGCCCAGCTCCATCGCCACCCCGGAAAACCTGGCCAGCCTGATGAAGGGCATGACAGGCAGCCCCAGCCGGGGCGGTATCAGCTGGCAGAGCTCCATTGTACACTACATGAACCGCATGAGCCAGAGCCAGGCCCAGGCCGCCAGCCGCCTGGCACTCAAGGCCCAGGCTGCTGGCAAGTGTGGCCTGGGGCTCAACCTCAAGGTGAGGACACAGAAGGGGGAGTTGGGGTTGAGTGCCCCTGGGAGCAAGGTCCCAAAGGCCCCCAGCAGTGGGTCTGGGGATCTGAAGTTGGGAGGCACTGGGGCACCCCCACACATCCACAGCAGCACCAAGCTCCCCCAACCTGTAGCCTCCCAGGAGCTGAGTCTCCAAGTCCTGAACTTACAGAGTGTCAAGAATGGCACACCCAACCTAGGCATGGCCGCCCGCCACACCACTACCACCAAGGGAGCATCTGTTACCAACCCCCCAGCCGGGAAGGGGCCTGGGGGTGGGCTGGCAGGGGGCAGTGCAGCCAGCGGTCCCAACCACAGCAAGAGTGAGAAACTGGCCTCCAGAGCAGCTGTACCACCTGCCCCCACAGGCAAGCGGGACAGTATGAAAGGTGCCACGGCCTCTGGTGGGCAGGAGGGCCACCTGGACCCTGGAGAGGTCCACAAGGTGGCCATGCTATCCGAGATGAGCACAGGTGAGGAGAACAGCAGCTCCGACTCGGACCCTGACTCAGCCTCCCTGCCCAGCGGCCAGCAGAACCTGTCGGTGTCGGTGCAGACTAGCCAGGACTGGAAGCCCACTCGCAGCCTCATTGAGCACGTCTTTGTCACTGATGTCACTGCCAACCTCATAACAGTCACTGTGAAGGAGTCACCGACCAGTGTGGGCTTCTTCAACCTGAGACATTACTga